A genomic stretch from Arthrobacter sp. KBS0702 includes:
- a CDS encoding helix-turn-helix domain-containing protein: MALRSDWSQRSCSMARGLDILGDPWGMLVLREVFFGNGRFDAMKARLGAADSVLTRRLAALVDAGLLSRRPYDDGGRQRQEYVLTAKGEDALPVLNAVVIWAEKHLPAPSEQAHMFVVHSGCGQRTTSADSCTACGERLTADNTSWHSLTRTDHPVPLATAPAAQKSAQQNGTAA, translated from the coding sequence ATGGCACTTCGATCCGACTGGTCCCAGCGCAGCTGCAGCATGGCACGCGGCCTCGATATCCTGGGCGACCCGTGGGGCATGCTGGTCCTGCGCGAGGTCTTTTTCGGCAACGGGCGCTTCGACGCCATGAAGGCCCGGCTCGGTGCGGCGGACTCCGTCCTGACCCGGCGGCTGGCCGCACTTGTCGACGCCGGCCTGCTGAGCCGCCGGCCCTACGACGACGGCGGCCGGCAACGCCAGGAATACGTGCTCACGGCGAAGGGCGAGGACGCGCTTCCGGTGCTCAACGCCGTCGTGATCTGGGCCGAAAAGCACCTGCCCGCACCGTCGGAGCAGGCGCACATGTTCGTGGTCCACAGCGGCTGCGGCCAGCGCACCACCTCCGCGGACAGCTGCACGGCCTGCGGTGAACGGCTCACGGCCGACAACACCAGCTGGCACAGCCTCACCCGGACCGACCACCCGGTACCCCTCGCCACCGCCCCCGCAGCCCAAAAGAGTGCCCAGCAGAATGGAACAGCAGCATGA
- a CDS encoding MFS transporter — protein MSAPRTTSRRPVGRRLHPAWIVAVVAFLALVGAAGFRAAPGVLMVPLQTEFGWSTTVLSAAVSINLVLFGLTAPFAAALMERFGIRAVTSVALVLIGAGSALTVLVNQSWQILLTWGLLIGLGTGSMALVFAATIANTWFAKSRGLVIGILTAGSAAGQLVFLPFIAALAQNPGWRQASLLIAAGALAVVPLVLKFLKNSPADVGALPYGADTDAETPETPEAPPTAGAPVTPGGTAEPRRNAAVRALQVLKRASKVRTFWALVAGFAICGATTNGLIGTHFIPSAHDHGMAETTAAGLLAVVGIFDILGTIASGWLTDRFNPRILLAVYYQFRGIGLLVLPLLLSAEVQPSMIVFVVIYGLDWVATVPPTAAICRQVFGADGSVVFGWVFAAHQLGAAAAALAAGAIRDATGQYTYAWFAAAAMCTIAAVISATIRKDAGQKARVPVPA, from the coding sequence ATGAGCGCGCCCCGGACCACCTCCCGCCGCCCGGTCGGGCGCCGGCTTCACCCCGCCTGGATCGTCGCCGTCGTCGCATTCCTGGCGCTGGTCGGCGCGGCCGGCTTCCGGGCCGCCCCGGGCGTGCTGATGGTGCCGCTGCAGACCGAGTTCGGCTGGTCCACCACCGTGCTCTCGGCGGCGGTCAGTATCAACCTGGTCCTGTTCGGCCTGACGGCGCCGTTCGCCGCGGCACTGATGGAGCGCTTCGGCATCCGCGCCGTGACCTCCGTGGCGCTGGTGCTGATCGGGGCCGGCAGCGCCCTGACCGTGCTGGTGAACCAGTCCTGGCAGATCCTGCTGACCTGGGGGCTGCTGATCGGTCTCGGCACCGGGTCCATGGCACTGGTATTCGCGGCCACGATTGCCAACACCTGGTTCGCCAAAAGCCGCGGCCTGGTGATCGGCATCCTCACCGCGGGCAGCGCTGCCGGGCAGCTGGTGTTCCTGCCCTTCATCGCCGCCCTGGCGCAAAACCCCGGCTGGCGGCAGGCCTCGCTGCTGATCGCCGCCGGCGCGCTGGCCGTGGTGCCGCTGGTGCTGAAGTTCCTGAAGAACTCACCGGCCGACGTCGGCGCGCTGCCCTACGGCGCTGACACCGACGCCGAAACCCCTGAGACGCCGGAAGCCCCGCCAACCGCTGGGGCGCCGGTGACGCCGGGCGGAACGGCCGAACCGCGCCGCAACGCCGCGGTCCGGGCGCTCCAGGTGCTCAAGCGCGCCAGCAAGGTCCGCACCTTCTGGGCACTCGTGGCCGGCTTCGCCATCTGCGGGGCCACCACCAACGGGCTGATCGGCACGCACTTCATCCCGTCGGCGCACGACCACGGCATGGCCGAAACCACCGCCGCCGGCCTGCTGGCTGTGGTCGGGATCTTTGACATCCTTGGAACCATCGCCTCCGGCTGGCTCACGGACCGGTTCAACCCGCGGATCCTCCTGGCGGTCTACTACCAGTTCCGCGGCATCGGGCTGCTGGTCCTGCCGCTGCTGCTCAGCGCCGAGGTCCAGCCCAGCATGATCGTCTTCGTGGTCATCTATGGCCTGGACTGGGTGGCCACCGTCCCGCCGACGGCCGCGATCTGCCGGCAGGTGTTCGGGGCGGACGGCAGCGTGGTGTTCGGCTGGGTCTTCGCCGCCCACCAGCTCGGCGCGGCCGCGGCGGCGCTGGCCGCGGGGGCCATCCGGGACGCCACCGGCCAGTACACCTACGCCTGGTTCGCCGCCGCGGCGATGTGCACTATCGCCGCCGTCATCAGTGCGACTATCCGCAAGGACGCCGGACAGAAGGCCAGGGTCCCGGTCCCGGCCTGA